From Demequina capsici, one genomic window encodes:
- a CDS encoding putative bifunctional diguanylate cyclase/phosphodiesterase — MTTRPASPRGEARVRDPGRIPSTVVVALIVLWAGWLVELGWLDIAGPGDFPARDTGLYLSLVLGAAALTFTKGVVARGDRATWLLLGAAMAVSAVGDVLYAAVVAGHDAEAFPSIADPWYLAYYPLATAAVVSYVRQRSRSIPRVVWVDAGTLAIAVGGLVGAVALAPLTGTLSGGRLAAVVGAAYPLGDTIVMLIALVGVVILGLRRSEALVLIAVAMVMSGVADLLYWNLLAADAYVEGTWMDSLWPLASILLATSAWLRAPVGSAAAPTSRGLLVVPAATLVAATATLTIGTVSTIPTLTIVMALAAMGGVLSRLNATVRQTLQMMDAWQDARTDDLTGLLNRRGFAVEAARVLSDESTGPHVALLHADLDGFKEVNDSLGHEAGDEVLRAVGQRLRAAIHPTDALVGRLGGDEFAVILARAGAAEASHAAFKIRFALVRPFDVEGTEVTLGISVGIALSPADGDDLSVLLRRADIAMYRAKAEGLGSAVFDPSIDMAGEDLLQRVAELRAGIAAGELTLHFQPKIALASGAVEGVEALVRWERPGGAMVLPQDLLPLAERAGLMGDLTDAVLEVAAAQAARWRAQGIDLPIAVNIPASAISDDRLPRRMSRLLAEHGLPGSALQVEITEQALLTDPDGAQEVLTALHDLGVRAAIDDYGTGYSSLVRLRELDVDEVKIDRSFVVPLLLDERSASIVRSTIDLVHALGLRAVAEGIEEARVADALTDLGCDAAQGYHWTRPLPAPELEAWFVEHRGLVDAQAGEVLAAWEGGLPVVP; from the coding sequence ATGACGACACGCCCCGCCTCGCCTCGCGGTGAGGCGCGCGTGCGCGACCCCGGGCGCATCCCCAGCACTGTCGTCGTGGCACTGATTGTGCTGTGGGCCGGCTGGCTCGTGGAGCTGGGATGGCTCGACATCGCGGGTCCTGGCGACTTCCCTGCCCGGGACACGGGCCTCTACCTGAGCCTCGTGCTCGGTGCGGCCGCGCTCACGTTCACGAAGGGCGTGGTCGCGCGGGGGGACCGGGCCACGTGGCTCCTCCTGGGCGCGGCGATGGCTGTCTCCGCCGTCGGTGACGTGCTCTACGCCGCGGTGGTGGCCGGGCACGACGCTGAAGCGTTCCCGTCGATCGCCGACCCGTGGTACCTCGCGTACTACCCGCTGGCGACCGCCGCAGTCGTGTCCTATGTCCGCCAGCGGTCCCGCAGCATCCCGCGCGTGGTGTGGGTCGACGCAGGCACGCTCGCCATCGCCGTCGGCGGGTTGGTGGGCGCGGTCGCGCTGGCGCCTCTCACCGGCACCCTGTCCGGCGGGCGCCTCGCCGCCGTCGTGGGTGCCGCATATCCGCTCGGCGACACGATCGTGATGCTGATCGCCCTCGTCGGCGTGGTCATCCTGGGCCTGCGTCGCTCCGAGGCGCTCGTCCTCATCGCCGTGGCCATGGTCATGTCGGGGGTGGCAGACCTCCTGTACTGGAACCTGCTCGCCGCAGACGCCTACGTCGAGGGCACGTGGATGGACTCGCTGTGGCCGCTGGCCAGCATCCTGCTGGCCACCAGCGCGTGGCTGCGAGCCCCGGTAGGGAGCGCGGCGGCGCCGACCTCACGGGGACTGCTCGTGGTGCCCGCAGCGACGCTCGTCGCGGCGACCGCCACGCTCACGATCGGAACGGTGTCCACGATCCCGACGCTCACCATCGTGATGGCGCTCGCCGCGATGGGGGGCGTGCTCAGCCGGCTGAACGCGACGGTGCGCCAGACCCTGCAGATGATGGACGCGTGGCAGGACGCCAGGACGGACGACCTGACGGGGCTGCTGAACCGACGAGGCTTCGCGGTCGAGGCGGCGCGAGTGCTGTCCGACGAGTCGACAGGCCCTCATGTCGCGCTGCTGCACGCGGATCTCGACGGGTTCAAGGAGGTCAACGACAGCCTGGGACACGAGGCGGGTGACGAGGTGCTGCGTGCAGTCGGCCAGCGTCTGAGGGCGGCGATCCATCCGACGGACGCCCTCGTCGGCCGGCTTGGCGGTGACGAGTTCGCGGTGATCCTGGCTCGCGCGGGCGCCGCCGAGGCGTCTCATGCCGCATTCAAGATCCGGTTCGCGCTCGTGAGGCCGTTTGACGTGGAGGGCACCGAGGTGACGCTCGGCATCAGCGTGGGCATCGCGCTCTCGCCGGCTGACGGCGACGACCTGTCCGTCCTGCTGCGACGTGCGGACATCGCGATGTACCGGGCGAAGGCCGAGGGCCTGGGGTCGGCGGTCTTCGATCCGTCCATCGACATGGCAGGGGAGGACCTCCTGCAGCGGGTCGCCGAGCTGCGCGCGGGGATCGCCGCGGGCGAGCTCACGTTGCACTTCCAGCCGAAGATCGCCCTTGCCAGCGGCGCTGTCGAGGGCGTGGAGGCGCTCGTGCGGTGGGAACGTCCCGGCGGCGCCATGGTCCTCCCGCAGGATCTTCTGCCGTTGGCGGAACGCGCAGGGCTCATGGGCGATCTCACGGACGCTGTGCTCGAGGTCGCCGCCGCGCAGGCCGCGCGGTGGCGCGCGCAGGGCATCGACCTTCCCATCGCAGTGAACATCCCCGCGTCCGCGATCTCCGACGACCGGCTCCCGCGACGCATGAGCAGGCTGCTCGCCGAGCATGGCCTGCCGGGATCGGCGCTCCAGGTGGAGATCACCGAGCAGGCGCTGCTCACCGATCCGGACGGAGCGCAGGAGGTGCTGACCGCACTCCATGACCTCGGCGTACGTGCCGCGATCGACGACTACGGCACCGGCTACTCCTCGCTGGTGCGGCTCCGGGAGCTGGACGTGGACGAGGTGAAGATCGACCGTTCGTTCGTGGTGCCGCTGCTGCTTGACGAGCGATCAGCCTCGATCGTCCGCTCCACGATCGACCTGGTCCATGCGCTCGGGCTGCGGGCGGTCGCGGAGGGCATCGAGGAGGCTCGCGTCGCTGACGCGCTCACCGACCTGGGGTGCGACGCCGCGCAGGGCTACCA
- a CDS encoding sigma-70 family RNA polymerase sigma factor yields the protein MSHEAIALWTDSSSDPELIAGVRAGDAAAFGVLYERHVDAARKVASQYTNSASDVDDVVAESFSRVLRALQRGDGPDLAFRAYLFTIVRRTGMDVINRGIRTRPRDDMSEYESSMGYEASSDEPAMAGFEHGMVADAFRSLPERWQAVLWYTEVEKKAPKEIAPLLGLSANGVAALAYRAREALRQAYLQQHLTTSEQVDCLEANTQLGAYVRGGLSKRESTRVDAHVRTCERCQALVAELEDVNRGMRGIIAPLVMGVLGVGALEGGLPIGGALGTGAGAAASGGGAAGAGASTASAGAGGATAASATSVSGIAAGAAGTGALASSGAAGAATAAGAVSSFLGTVAALALPVGATIGIVALAATGASFLGLFDSGGEPAAQTTSDAPAAITQTTADSGTGTAAETTPADAATSDQADGADGTDVPSAGSAQAAPVTVLAGTVSGGTTGSTTDSSTTDAGAGATSDPGAGTGSTTEESSAPTTGTTTDPGSTTDPGSTTDPGDGTTTTGTAQPPVTIAPTVPPVPPVVLASSLSIARAPMGFLALSSLSPSVPVTVSNTGEGAADEVTAVIALPAGLTFTTPSGDAGQFSATIPGALDDYMLFAAQGTFTAGGWTCSLSDDRATATCTLASISAGGRATLDLDLTVTGALASDAVTSFRVSAGDDATEYTVRTGFSQASTVLTPAYSASGRLAVAQAGAPLLTCAAGDNACKHAIDFNGNAAQASLNGSAYALVPAEGIAGQEASNVTTLTLPAGATVKYATLEWAANSSVDDPTFTTAPGTVSLLLPGASDVTTLTTADVTLTTDAAGRAVYQARADVTDLVAAAGPGVYGLADVALAADYSDGPAVRAYFAGFALTVVYEDSSLPDADVAVYTGSQPLAAGGQAALDLYASQASSVTVGTVAWGGDRGTVGDRVDIDGDTLAPLHWNNGTVSTADSGNAMDSTAFGYEHPNTLGVDAKAFRPKTVGAGLHTLTVGTSSDAVLIGTFTLTAQRS from the coding sequence ATGAGTCACGAGGCCATCGCACTATGGACGGATTCGTCCAGCGATCCCGAGCTCATCGCCGGCGTACGCGCCGGCGATGCGGCGGCCTTCGGCGTGCTCTACGAGCGTCACGTGGACGCGGCCCGCAAGGTGGCCTCGCAGTACACGAACTCGGCCTCCGACGTGGACGACGTGGTGGCGGAGTCCTTCTCGCGCGTGCTGCGCGCGCTGCAGCGCGGTGACGGTCCCGACCTCGCGTTCCGCGCCTACCTGTTCACGATCGTCCGCCGGACCGGCATGGACGTCATCAACCGAGGCATCCGCACCCGTCCTCGCGACGACATGTCGGAGTACGAGTCGTCCATGGGGTACGAGGCGTCCTCGGACGAGCCCGCCATGGCCGGCTTCGAGCACGGCATGGTGGCCGACGCGTTCCGCTCCCTCCCCGAGCGATGGCAGGCAGTCCTCTGGTACACGGAGGTGGAGAAGAAGGCTCCCAAGGAGATCGCTCCGCTGCTTGGCCTCAGCGCCAACGGTGTCGCGGCCCTTGCCTACCGTGCCCGCGAGGCGCTGCGGCAGGCGTACCTCCAGCAGCATCTGACCACGTCGGAGCAGGTGGACTGCCTGGAGGCGAACACGCAGCTCGGCGCCTACGTGCGAGGCGGCCTGAGCAAGCGGGAGTCCACGAGGGTGGACGCGCATGTGAGGACATGCGAACGCTGTCAGGCGTTGGTCGCGGAGCTCGAGGATGTCAATCGAGGGATGCGAGGCATCATCGCCCCTCTTGTGATGGGCGTTCTCGGGGTGGGCGCGCTCGAGGGCGGCCTTCCGATCGGCGGCGCTCTCGGCACGGGCGCAGGCGCGGCCGCGTCCGGTGGTGGAGCAGCAGGCGCTGGAGCGTCGACCGCGAGCGCGGGCGCCGGTGGCGCGACTGCGGCCTCCGCGACCTCGGTCTCCGGCATCGCGGCTGGCGCGGCCGGTACGGGCGCGCTCGCCTCGTCGGGAGCGGCGGGAGCGGCGACCGCTGCGGGTGCCGTCTCCTCGTTCCTCGGCACCGTCGCCGCGCTGGCGCTGCCCGTGGGCGCGACGATCGGCATCGTCGCGCTCGCCGCGACCGGCGCCTCCTTCCTGGGCCTCTTCGACTCGGGTGGCGAGCCCGCGGCTCAGACGACGAGCGACGCGCCCGCCGCGATCACGCAGACCACTGCCGACTCGGGCACGGGCACCGCTGCCGAGACGACGCCCGCCGACGCCGCGACGTCCGACCAGGCCGACGGGGCCGACGGCACGGACGTGCCCTCGGCAGGGTCTGCGCAGGCGGCGCCTGTCACGGTGCTCGCCGGCACCGTGTCCGGCGGTACGACCGGCAGCACGACGGACAGCTCGACCACGGACGCGGGTGCCGGCGCGACGAGCGACCCCGGTGCCGGCACCGGCAGCACCACAGAGGAGTCGTCCGCGCCGACCACGGGCACGACGACGGATCCCGGTTCCACGACCGACCCCGGTTCCACGACCGACCCCGGCGACGGGACCACCACGACGGGGACAGCTCAGCCGCCTGTGACGATCGCGCCCACGGTCCCGCCCGTGCCGCCCGTGGTGCTCGCCTCGAGCCTGTCGATCGCCCGCGCGCCGATGGGCTTCCTCGCGCTGTCGTCCCTGTCGCCTTCCGTCCCGGTGACGGTGTCGAACACGGGAGAGGGCGCGGCCGACGAGGTCACCGCCGTGATCGCGCTGCCCGCGGGGCTGACTTTCACCACCCCGAGCGGCGATGCGGGCCAGTTCTCTGCGACCATTCCCGGCGCGCTCGACGACTACATGCTGTTCGCAGCCCAGGGCACGTTCACGGCCGGCGGCTGGACGTGCTCGCTCTCCGACGACCGCGCCACCGCCACCTGCACGCTCGCGTCGATCTCCGCAGGCGGACGCGCCACCCTGGACCTGGACCTGACGGTGACCGGCGCGCTCGCATCGGACGCGGTGACCTCGTTCCGGGTCTCCGCAGGCGACGACGCGACCGAGTACACGGTCCGGACCGGGTTCTCGCAGGCGTCGACCGTGCTCACGCCCGCGTACTCGGCGTCAGGTCGGCTGGCCGTCGCACAGGCGGGCGCACCGCTCCTCACCTGCGCCGCCGGCGACAACGCCTGCAAGCATGCGATCGACTTCAACGGCAACGCCGCACAGGCCTCGCTCAACGGCAGCGCATACGCGCTGGTGCCCGCTGAAGGGATCGCGGGTCAGGAGGCGTCCAACGTGACGACGCTCACCCTCCCCGCCGGCGCCACCGTGAAGTACGCGACGCTCGAGTGGGCCGCGAACAGCTCGGTCGACGACCCGACCTTCACCACGGCGCCTGGCACCGTGAGCCTGCTGCTGCCTGGCGCGAGCGACGTCACGACGCTGACCACCGCCGACGTCACGCTCACCACCGACGCCGCGGGCCGTGCCGTCTACCAGGCGCGTGCCGATGTCACCGACCTGGTGGCGGCGGCAGGCCCCGGGGTCTACGGGCTCGCTGACGTCGCGCTCGCTGCCGACTACTCCGACGGCCCCGCCGTCCGGGCCTACTTCGCAGGATTCGCGCTCACGGTGGTCTACGAGGACTCCTCGCTGCCGGACGCGGACGTCGCCGTGTACACCGGGTCCCAGCCGCTCGCGGCCGGAGGGCAGGCCGCGCTCGACCTCTACGCCTCCCAGGCGTCGTCCGTCACCGTGGGCACCGTGGCGTGGGGTGGCGACCGCGGCACCGTCGGCGACCGCGTCGACATCGACGGTGACACGCTGGCCCCTCTGCACTGGAACAACGGCACCGTGTCCACCGCCGACTCCGGGAACGCGATGGACTCCACCGCGTTCGGCTACGAGCACCCCAACACGCTGGGCGTCGACGCCAAGGCCTTCCGTCCGAAGACGGTGGGCGCCGGGCTGCACACCCTCACCGTCGGCACGTCCTCAGACGCCGTGCTGATCGGCACGTTCACGCTCACCGCACAGCGCAGCTGA
- a CDS encoding DJ-1/PfpI family protein, with amino-acid sequence MRRIGILLYPDFDLIDAGGPYEVFLTASRLAVRDGEPPLYEVLLIAPDGADVVAFGGMTLTGLTRPEDAGPLDVLLVPGLVDLAAARADARIADAVATLAADSRTVTSVCTGAFLLADAGLLEGRPATTHWEDVAELGAHASVASGIAGVRWVDDGDVVTSGGLTSGIHMALHLVARHHGTPLALRTARQLDLDWSPEPAR; translated from the coding sequence ATGAGACGCATCGGCATCCTGCTCTACCCCGACTTCGATCTGATCGACGCGGGCGGACCGTACGAGGTCTTCCTCACGGCGTCGCGGCTCGCAGTCAGGGACGGCGAGCCGCCCCTGTACGAGGTGCTGCTGATCGCGCCCGATGGCGCCGACGTGGTCGCGTTCGGCGGCATGACCCTCACAGGCCTGACGCGTCCTGAGGATGCCGGCCCGCTCGACGTGCTGCTGGTGCCTGGGCTGGTGGATCTTGCCGCCGCGCGTGCCGATGCGCGGATCGCCGACGCGGTGGCCACCCTTGCGGCCGACTCGCGGACGGTCACGTCCGTCTGCACCGGCGCGTTCCTGCTCGCGGACGCAGGCCTCCTTGAGGGGCGTCCCGCGACCACGCATTGGGAGGACGTCGCCGAGCTCGGCGCGCACGCGTCCGTGGCGTCGGGCATCGCAGGGGTGCGATGGGTGGACGACGGCGACGTGGTGACCTCAGGCGGCCTCACCTCCGGCATCCACATGGCGCTGCATCTCGTGGCCCGGCACCATGGCACACCGTTGGCGCTGCGCACCGCGCGCCAGCTGGATCTCGACTGGAGCCCCGAGCCGGCGCGTTGA
- a CDS encoding multidrug effflux MFS transporter, with translation MTADLNARPVAAATARTVPTAAAEAHPGDALSRRQRGVLILLLGAAVALGPFTVDMYLPAFPQVAADLDTTESAIQLTLTATMIGFGLGQLIIGPLSDAVGRRWPLLIATSVHVLASVSIIFAQNVEAIMIGRIFQGLGAAGAAVVSMAIVRDLFSGQKLIRTLARMAIVTGLAPVLAPIVGAQVLQFVSWRGVFGVLSVLGLVITILASILLFETLPAERRGRFERRVVLQRYKALLGDRTFVGVLVVGSMAFSSLFSYLSSSTFVLQDMYGLSSQQFAIVFGTNAVGMVLFNQTGARLMRRYPPRMVMTMGLTIVAMGAVGLLAVGLLDLGLVGLISALFFCVAPLGFVMPAVQILALADHPREAGTAASLIGAVNFGLAGVISPLVGMLGISVLAMATVMCVTLAVAHLSLWLIVRPGVSREVLV, from the coding sequence ATGACCGCCGACCTGAACGCCCGCCCCGTCGCCGCCGCCACCGCCCGCACGGTGCCGACCGCCGCAGCCGAGGCGCACCCCGGGGATGCGCTGTCCCGGCGCCAGCGCGGAGTGCTCATCCTGCTGCTCGGCGCGGCGGTCGCTCTCGGCCCGTTCACGGTCGACATGTACCTGCCGGCGTTCCCGCAGGTGGCCGCCGACCTGGACACCACCGAGTCCGCCATCCAGCTGACCCTCACCGCCACCATGATCGGGTTCGGTCTGGGCCAGCTGATCATCGGGCCGCTGAGCGACGCCGTCGGCCGCCGGTGGCCGTTGCTGATCGCGACGTCGGTGCACGTGCTCGCCTCCGTGTCGATCATCTTCGCCCAGAACGTCGAGGCGATCATGATCGGCCGCATCTTCCAGGGACTCGGCGCCGCAGGGGCCGCCGTGGTGTCCATGGCGATCGTCCGCGACCTGTTCTCCGGTCAGAAGCTGATCCGGACGCTCGCCCGCATGGCGATCGTGACCGGGCTCGCGCCCGTGCTGGCGCCGATCGTCGGCGCACAGGTCCTGCAGTTCGTGTCCTGGCGCGGAGTGTTCGGCGTGCTCAGCGTGCTGGGACTCGTCATCACCATCCTCGCGTCGATCCTCCTGTTCGAGACCCTCCCGGCCGAGCGCCGCGGACGCTTCGAGCGTCGCGTGGTCCTGCAGCGGTACAAGGCGCTGCTCGGCGACCGCACCTTCGTGGGCGTGCTCGTGGTCGGCTCCATGGCGTTCTCGTCGCTGTTCTCCTACCTGTCGTCGTCGACCTTCGTCCTTCAGGACATGTACGGCCTGAGCTCGCAGCAGTTCGCGATCGTGTTCGGCACGAACGCCGTGGGAATGGTGCTGTTCAACCAGACCGGGGCACGCCTCATGCGCCGGTACCCGCCGCGCATGGTCATGACGATGGGGCTCACGATCGTCGCGATGGGCGCCGTGGGGCTGCTCGCGGTCGGGCTGCTGGATCTGGGCCTCGTCGGCCTGATCTCTGCGCTGTTCTTCTGCGTGGCCCCGCTCGGCTTCGTGATGCCTGCCGTGCAGATCCTCGCCCTGGCGGATCACCCGCGCGAGGCGGGCACCGCCGCGTCGCTGATCGGCGCGGTCAACTTCGGCCTGGCGGGCGTCATCTCGCCGCTCGTGGGCATGCTCGGAATCTCGGTGCTCGCCATGGCGACCGTGATGTGCGTGACGCTCGCCGTCGCTCACCTCAGCCTGTGGCTGATCGTGCGTCCCGGCGTGAGCCGCGAGGTGCTCGTCTAG
- the upp gene encoding uracil phosphoribosyltransferase, protein MELHVANHPLIDHKVTILRDKDTTSPVFRLLVDELVTLLAYEATRHVRVEEREVETPLTRTVGTRISDPQPIIVPILRAGLGMLDGMTRLMPNAEVGFLGLKRDEETLEAITYANRLPDDLTGRQVFLIDPMLATGGSLIMAIEYVLERGATDVTCVCLLAAPEGIENVRRAVGDRANVNVVVACVDEKLNEVGYIVPGLGDAGDRLYGIVDH, encoded by the coding sequence ATGGAGCTCCACGTCGCGAACCACCCCCTCATCGACCACAAGGTCACGATCCTGCGCGACAAGGACACGACGTCGCCCGTGTTCCGTCTGCTGGTGGACGAGCTGGTGACGCTGCTGGCGTACGAGGCGACCCGGCACGTGCGCGTCGAGGAGCGTGAGGTGGAGACGCCGCTGACGCGGACGGTGGGCACGCGGATCTCAGACCCGCAGCCGATCATCGTCCCCATCCTCCGTGCAGGGCTCGGCATGCTCGACGGGATGACGAGGCTCATGCCGAACGCCGAGGTGGGCTTCCTGGGCCTCAAGCGCGATGAGGAGACGCTGGAGGCGATCACCTACGCGAACCGCCTCCCCGACGACCTCACGGGCCGGCAGGTCTTCCTGATCGACCCCATGCTCGCCACCGGTGGATCGCTGATCATGGCCATCGAGTACGTCCTGGAGCGTGGCGCGACGGACGTGACGTGCGTCTGCCTTCTCGCCGCGCCGGAGGGCATCGAGAACGTGCGCAGGGCGGTCGGCGACCGTGCGAACGTGAACGTCGTCGTCGCCTGCGTGGACGAGAAGCTCAACGAGGTCGGATACATCGTGCCTGGTCTGGGTGACGCTGGCGACCGCCTGTACGGCATCGTCGACCACTAG
- a CDS encoding nucleoside deaminase: MSSLNDTAYGEAMEAALALAQEAAADGDVPVGAVVLDEHGIVVGRGRNRREVDSDPSAHAEVLALREAAAQRGSWRLDGCTLVVTLEPCLMCAGAVLQARVPRVVLGAWDDKAGATGSQWDVVRDARVGAKVEVIAGVRGDECAAVLRDFFEARR; encoded by the coding sequence ATGAGCAGCCTGAACGACACGGCCTACGGCGAAGCGATGGAGGCCGCCCTGGCGCTCGCCCAGGAGGCGGCGGCCGACGGCGACGTGCCCGTCGGCGCGGTCGTGCTCGACGAGCACGGCATCGTGGTCGGTCGGGGCCGCAACCGGCGTGAGGTCGACTCTGATCCGAGCGCCCACGCCGAGGTCCTGGCGCTGCGCGAGGCCGCCGCCCAGCGTGGCTCGTGGCGGCTCGACGGGTGCACGCTCGTCGTCACGCTCGAGCCGTGCCTCATGTGCGCGGGGGCGGTCCTGCAGGCCAGGGTCCCGCGCGTCGTGCTCGGCGCGTGGGACGACAAGGCGGGCGCCACGGGCTCCCAGTGGGACGTGGTGCGCGACGCTCGCGTGGGCGCCAAGGTCGAGGTGATCGCCGGCGTGCGTGGCGATGAGTGCGCTGCGGTGCTGCGCGACTTCTTCGAGGCGCGACGGTGA
- a CDS encoding FUSC family protein, with protein sequence MNTEARRRDIWVDGMRRAVASLGTVAPPGAPRWPIALQATVVIMVPLLLGAAVDRFDIGLIACVGAFTVPYFAALPRLERLRLRPLAGLVLVASSLLGALVGPYPGAAAMGLIVVASAVGAAVHGYRLGPPGPLFPVIVYGMSAHAVAEGQSALVLVGWVAAGCTFAVLASIVPLIRRVHRQVTPRPLRVLLARPEWDRGARDLAIRTAIVATVCTAVSLLYTDPERAYWTVAAGVVVVGVMPGRGVAVNRGLHRTVGTVAGALIYMGIGELPPNPWLLALILGTLQFITELTITRHYAIAVTAVTPLALIIVTTAVGDFGTPAVVGERILDTLVGSGVAVLTALIHPPGPAGRPSINPPPSPAD encoded by the coding sequence GTGAACACCGAGGCGCGCAGGCGCGACATCTGGGTCGACGGGATGAGGCGCGCCGTCGCGAGCCTCGGCACCGTCGCACCGCCGGGAGCGCCCCGCTGGCCGATCGCCCTCCAGGCGACGGTGGTGATCATGGTGCCGCTGCTGCTCGGCGCCGCCGTCGACCGCTTCGACATCGGCCTGATCGCGTGCGTGGGCGCCTTCACCGTCCCTTACTTCGCCGCCCTCCCGCGCCTGGAGCGGCTGCGGCTCCGCCCGCTCGCCGGCCTGGTGCTCGTCGCGTCGTCCCTGCTGGGCGCCCTCGTCGGCCCGTACCCTGGCGCCGCAGCGATGGGCCTGATCGTCGTGGCGAGCGCCGTCGGCGCGGCCGTCCACGGCTACCGCCTCGGGCCCCCGGGGCCGCTGTTCCCCGTCATCGTCTACGGGATGTCCGCCCACGCCGTCGCCGAGGGCCAGTCCGCCCTGGTGCTCGTCGGGTGGGTCGCCGCGGGCTGCACCTTCGCGGTGCTCGCCAGCATCGTCCCGCTCATCCGCCGGGTGCACAGGCAGGTCACCCCCCGACCGTTGAGGGTCCTGCTGGCCCGCCCCGAGTGGGACCGAGGGGCGCGCGACCTCGCGATCCGCACCGCCATCGTCGCCACCGTGTGCACGGCCGTGAGCCTGCTCTACACCGATCCCGAACGCGCCTACTGGACCGTGGCGGCGGGCGTGGTGGTCGTGGGCGTCATGCCCGGTCGCGGCGTGGCGGTCAACCGTGGCCTGCACCGCACCGTGGGCACCGTCGCCGGGGCCCTCATCTACATGGGCATCGGAGAGCTGCCGCCCAACCCGTGGCTGCTCGCGCTCATCCTGGGCACGCTGCAGTTCATCACCGAGCTGACCATCACGCGGCACTACGCGATCGCGGTGACGGCGGTGACCCCGCTGGCGCTCATCATCGTGACGACCGCCGTCGGGGACTTCGGCACGCCCGCCGTCGTGGGCGAGCGGATCCTCGACACGCTCGTCGGCTCGGGCGTGGCAGTCCTGACCGCGCTGATCCACCCGCCGGGTCCGGCGGGACGTCCCAGCATCAACCCTCCGCCGTCCCCAGCCGATTAG
- a CDS encoding FUSC family protein yields MQKDMGRHGTPLSRAFAASRHAVGSLAHVRPNPHPRWPLGLQAATALAVPIVVGAATGHAAFGFQAATSAFALLYFGGARPIDRARLVPLIGLVLFACAAAGAVAGASALATGVGLVAVGVLAGFGSQAFSIGPPGPLFLVLVYGSAAHITRATDGVRAVEPLGFLLAFAAGLAFTWLVAAAPLVRARHRADPTPLRVVAPGPALSVGGAAVALRVCTVALVGAMLGALAVDPDRAYWVVCAGVAVVGVQAPRRSVVSRGLHRVVGTVVGVLVFAGLAQVPWSTVGLAVVLGALQMTTELIVIRHYALALVLITPLVLLLVSHAGGAPGSVLAQERIVDTAVGAALGVCAVLLPSPLRGRAGGDAS; encoded by the coding sequence GTGCAGAAGGACATGGGACGGCACGGGACCCCGCTGAGCCGCGCATTCGCCGCCTCCCGCCACGCCGTCGGCAGTCTCGCGCACGTGCGGCCCAACCCTCACCCGCGGTGGCCGCTCGGGCTCCAGGCCGCGACTGCGCTCGCCGTGCCGATCGTCGTCGGGGCGGCGACGGGCCATGCGGCGTTCGGCTTCCAGGCCGCGACCAGCGCGTTCGCCCTGCTCTACTTCGGCGGCGCGAGACCGATCGACCGCGCGCGGCTCGTGCCGCTCATCGGCCTCGTCCTGTTCGCATGCGCGGCTGCGGGTGCCGTGGCGGGGGCGTCGGCGCTCGCCACCGGCGTCGGACTCGTCGCCGTCGGCGTGCTCGCGGGATTCGGGAGTCAGGCGTTCTCGATCGGACCGCCCGGTCCGCTCTTCCTCGTGCTCGTGTACGGGTCGGCGGCCCACATCACGCGGGCGACGGACGGTGTCAGGGCCGTCGAGCCGCTCGGGTTCCTGCTCGCTTTCGCCGCCGGCCTGGCGTTCACGTGGCTCGTCGCCGCCGCGCCGCTCGTGCGCGCCCGGCACCGCGCGGATCCCACTCCGTTGCGCGTCGTCGCGCCCGGCCCTGCCCTGTCCGTCGGGGGCGCCGCAGTGGCGCTCCGCGTCTGCACTGTCGCGCTCGTCGGCGCGATGCTCGGCGCGCTCGCGGTGGACCCGGATCGCGCCTATTGGGTGGTGTGCGCGGGCGTGGCCGTCGTCGGCGTGCAGGCGCCTCGCCGGTCCGTGGTCTCGCGAGGACTGCATCGGGTAGTCGGCACGGTGGTCGGCGTGCTCGTCTTCGCCGGGCTCGCGCAGGTCCCGTGGAGCACGGTGGGGCTCGCGGTGGTGCTCGGTGCGCTCCAGATGACGACCGAGCTGATCGTGATCCGGCACTACGCGCTCGCGCTGGTCCTGATCACGCCGCTCGTGCTCCTGCTCGTCTCGCACGCGGGGGGCGCACCTGGGTCGGTGCTCGCGCAGGAGCGGATCGTCGACACAGCGGTCGGCGCCGCGCTCGGCGTGTGCGCGGTGCTGCTGCCTTCGCCGCTGCGAGGACGCGCCGGCGGCGACGCGTCCTGA